A single genomic interval of Shewanella psychropiezotolerans harbors:
- a CDS encoding peptidylprolyl isomerase: MFRRICTLLMLGLSMSLSSMALAIDIQPNTLYPQVELDTSMGKIVVELDRTRAPITVDNFLTYVVKGHYNNTLFHRVIADFVVQGGGLDLKQEEKPYDAPIVNESGNGLSNSFGTIAMARDNNPHSATSQFYFNVADNERLDPSSRRWGYAVFGEVTQGEEVLVAMAAVATEHNNKLDWPDFPVEDIILKKATLLPRK; encoded by the coding sequence ATGTTTCGTAGAATTTGCACCTTATTGATGCTCGGCTTGAGCATGAGTCTAAGCTCCATGGCCTTGGCCATAGATATTCAGCCTAATACTCTTTACCCTCAAGTTGAGCTCGACACTAGCATGGGAAAAATTGTGGTGGAGCTGGACAGAACCCGAGCCCCTATCACAGTGGATAATTTTCTCACTTATGTCGTTAAAGGTCATTACAACAACACCCTGTTCCATCGTGTCATCGCCGACTTTGTGGTTCAAGGCGGTGGACTCGACCTTAAGCAGGAAGAGAAACCCTATGATGCTCCTATCGTTAACGAATCCGGTAATGGACTATCGAACAGCTTCGGCACTATCGCCATGGCAAGGGATAACAATCCTCATTCGGCCACCAGCCAATTCTATTTCAATGTTGCAGATAATGAGCGCTTAGACCCGTCATCGAGACGTTGGGGATATGCCGTCTTTGGTGAAGTCACCCAAGGCGAAGAGGTGCTTGTTGCAATGGCCGCCGTGGCGACAGAACACAACAATAAGCTAGACTGGCCTGACTTTCCTGTTGAAGATATCATTTTAAAGAAAGCGACGCTGTTACCTCGAAAATAG
- a CDS encoding YajG family lipoprotein, translating to MKRLILLFTASVLLSACASQTPSHIALNPQVPEVQKQTNSHQALAIETIDTRSANFIVRFNNGDDAAKLVSPSEAPRKQIDSVFRAGFTQAGYQIDPSSVKHMQIQLEQLLTDVTESIFGFEAKSNIIINVIVKNSSQELTKRYSARGTLSGPFSADFATLELEMNKLLGQLSGDILNDPELNQFIQQ from the coding sequence ATGAAACGTCTCATTCTATTGTTCACTGCATCTGTTTTACTCTCGGCCTGTGCCAGCCAAACTCCGAGTCATATCGCCTTGAATCCACAAGTGCCAGAGGTTCAAAAACAAACGAACTCTCATCAGGCACTTGCCATCGAGACAATAGATACTCGTTCGGCCAATTTCATCGTAAGATTTAACAATGGTGACGATGCGGCCAAATTAGTCAGTCCCTCAGAGGCCCCAAGAAAGCAGATTGATAGTGTCTTTCGTGCAGGATTTACCCAAGCGGGTTATCAAATAGATCCAAGCTCAGTCAAGCATATGCAGATACAGTTAGAACAGCTGCTCACCGATGTGACTGAATCGATCTTCGGTTTCGAGGCCAAGAGCAATATCATCATTAATGTTATCGTCAAAAATTCTAGTCAAGAGTTGACCAAGCGTTACTCGGCTCGGGGCACATTATCGGGCCCGTTTAGTGCAGATTTTGCCACTTTAGAGCTTGAAATGAATAAATTACTCGGCCAACTCAGCGGCGACATACTCAACGACCCTGAGCTCAATCAATTTATCCAACAATAA